Part of the Pseudobacteriovorax antillogorgiicola genome is shown below.
GCCGCAGCGCGACCACAAGAGGTGGAACACGAAGTGCGGAAGTCAGGAGAAGGTCTCGATATTCTATTAACGATAGACACCTCTGGTAGTATGAAGCAAAGCATCTCTTACCAGGGGCAGTGGGTTTCTCGCTTGGCAGCAGCTAAGGCTGTGGTGGGGAATTTTATAGAGAAAAGGATCGACGACCGAATGGGCTTGGTGGTGTTCGGTGAGAACGCCTTTACCCAGGCACCGTTGACCTTAGACCATGACGTCCTGAAGAGCTTTGTAGATAATATCTATCTTAGGATGGCTGGCGACGGCACAGCCATTGGCTCAGCCATTATTACCAGCGTCAAACGCATGAAGGACCTGGAGTCCAAGTCGAAAATTGTGATTCTCCTGACTGATGGTCAAGACACAGTGGGAAAGGTGGGACCCCAGGCAGCAGCCAGTGCTGCCCGAGACTTAGGAGTCAAGATCTACACGGTTGGTATTGGCGACCGCAGATCCCGTGATCTCGATGAACCGACTCTCAAGATGATCGCGCAAACTACAGGGGGTCAGTACTTTCGAGCTGCAAATGTGGAAAATCTGATCGAAGTCTATGAAACCATCAACCAGCTGGAAAAGAGTCGTGTGGAGGTCAAAGACTTTAGCCGCTACCATGAAAAGCACGAGAGTTTTCTGATTCCTGGTTTGCTCTTGTTGGCACTAGAGTTGCTGTTTCAACTGAGTCGATGGAGGGTTGTGGCATGACTTGGGGAGACGCTGAATACCTGTGGTTGCTAACTTTAACCCCGTTGGTATCGATTCTTATCATCCTTTCGAATATGTTTCGCAAGAAGCGCTTAGCTCGCTTTTTGGGTCAGCGATATAAAGACTTAAGTCAGTCTTTGGAACGCAGGCGACAGGTTCTCTACCGTTGTCTAGCGTTAAGTTTGGCGTTTGCCTGCATTTGTATAGCCCTGGCTCGTCCTCGCTGGGGATATGAATGGCGAACCCTTGAACGGAAGGGTGCTGACATTATGGTTGTCGTGGACGTATCGAAGAGTATGAACGCTGAAGACATCAAGCCCAATCGCTTACAGAGAGCACGGCGAGAAATCATCGATCTGCTTTCGATGTTGCAAGGTGATCGGATTGGTCTACTACAGTTTGCTGGTGTTGGCTTCGTTCAGTGCCCCTTGACCCTCGACTATATGGCCATGGAGCTTTTCCTCGATAGTCTTGGTGAAAGTATGATCCCTGTGCCAGGGTCTGCAATAGGCAATGCAATCCGCCTGGCCCATAAGAGCTTAATGGAAAGTGCTACTGAAGGCTCGGTCGGTAAATCGATCATTCTGATTACGGACGGTGAAGATCACGAGAGCGGTCCAATTCAGGCCGCTCAAGATGCTGCTAGTGATGGTGTGCGAATCTACCCCATTGGTATCGGCTCAGAAGGTGGTGCACCTATCCCCGACGGCGACGGCGGCTACGTAAAAGACCAGTCAGGTCGGATGGTTCTGTCGCGCTTGGATGAAGGTACCCTCGAAGAGATCGCTAGAATCACGGAAGGTCGTTACGTACGATCGACTACTGGCGATCTCGATTTGGATATCATTTATAGTCAGCATATTCGCAAGGACCTGAAGCCGGGAAACATCGGTGAAACTCGGGAAAAGGTGTGGCATGAAAGCTTCTGGATCTTCGCCGTTGCAGCGATGTTTATACTGATATTCGATTTTCACATCCAAGGCCGAAGGCTAAGTACTGAAAAATAGGCTTATATTGACTTAACTGTTGAAAATGGCGTGATTATTCGCTAAAAATCCAGCGTTTACCTGATTTATGCTGGAAGTAGATTTATGAAATCGTCAACCTCGGCAGCAAGTGATTTTTTCTTGGCCTTCGTGCTATTCGTCATCATGGCCTTGACCGGCTATATTGTCCTAAGTATGGGGCTTGAGCGAACTGGTGCGATCCACTCCAGCGGTAAGGGCAAGCCCATAGAAAACCAAGTGCCTCAAGAATCACATCAGGGCAAGCCCAGCGATTCACCACCTCCGGGCCAAAATGATAGCCAGGCGGAAGCTGCTGCTTCGACGCCGAACGAAGGTCTCTCGAAGCAGGATTCTGCTGGAAAGACCTCGGATAACAAAGATGTGACTCACTCGATTCAAGACATCGTTAGTACCGTGGATCAAGGCCAATGGCAGGTTGCGGAAGCGATGTTGCTTGAATATCTTAAGCTACACCCCAATGATGAGCAGGCTTTGGTGGAAATGGCTATGATTCAACTGATCGACAAGCGGGACTCCCTTGCGGCCAAACCGTATTTGGAAAAGGTCGCTCTGGGAAATCCCAATAACGAATCGGTCATTAACGAACTCCTAACCATCTACGAAGAGACCAATACCTATCAGGAAGGCTTGGCGTTTCTTAAGTCAATTCCCAATGAAAAGCGAAACTCTGGGATTGTTGACTATGGCATCGGTAGTGCCTTAGTGGGTCACGGGGATAGTGAAGGAGCTGTAGAATACTTATACCGCGCCCTAGACCAGGGGGGTGTCGAGCGAGCCACTGTGCAGGAGACCCTTGCGGATGCCTTTCTCGATGCTGGCCGCGTGGATGAGGCGATTCAGGGTTACATCGAGCTCCTAGACCAAGGAGGCTCTACGGAGCGCCAGCGAGCGCTTAACGTAAAGGTGGTGACGGCTTATTTGGATCGCGGTGATCAAGACTTGGCTGTTGAAACTGTTCGCGAATGGCTAAGGGAGCATCCTCAAGACGAATTTATGAATGATCTTTTTAAGGATATTAGCTCTTTGGAATAAAAAAATAGCCCTTACCCAGGAGGGTAAGGGTTTGAGGGGACCAAGGACTGAGTATTCAGCCTAGACTGCATTGCCTGCAGCCAATAATAGATTCGGCTCTTTCCCCGAACATTTTAGCTCTCGCCTTTAACATCTAGTAATCACTAAATTATTTTTTTTAAATCTGACCTCATTCCGGGAAATCACTTTAGCCGGGATTTTGTTTTATTTCTCAGAGTTAACCCTAATCTGTCGAATTTGCTAGATTATGTTATGATAAAACAAGATCAAATGACCAAGAGGGTTGCTATGTCTTCAGAAGCCACAAAGCTCGATGAGAAATCTTACTCATTGAAAGAGTTCGATGAGATCTTCTTTTTGATACTGAACGACCTTGGGGTGAATGCCATCAAAGGAGCGGCGGACTGTACGGATGCGATTTTTCGCCTTTCGTCCAACTATGTTGATCGTCCAGCTTTCGAAGCTCTTAAAAAGTTCTACGATCTCTACTTCAGCTCGGGTGATGTTGAGATCAGCAAAGACTCCGTGAACCAAGAAGTTAATGAGCTATTCGAAAAGATTCAAAAGAAAATCTCAGAGGGTGGCAACACTGATGATATAGAAGAGAATGAGGACCAAAAGAAGCAGCGCCTTGGCTTAGCGGGAGTTCAAAAACAGCTGGAGGGCTTGATTACCTTAAATGCTGGCATTAAGCGGCAGATTATCCCGGCATTGACATCTATGCAGTTTGAAGATGCAGTCAGCCAGCGAATGGATCACCTCCTACGTGGGTGGAAAATGATCAATGTCTTTTTGCATAACACAGCGCTTCTGGATGCTGAGCCTTTAGCCCGAGAATTGGCGAATACGTGCTCCTCGGTAGAAGAAACCCAAGCGTATTACAAAACGGTTCTGGGTGAAGAAGCCCCAGAAGGTCAAGGTGAGCGGAGTATTTTCTTAGAATTCTAACGAGGAGAACGACTGTATGACTATGGCCGCGCAGACACTGGTTGAGAAATACCTAGAATTTACAAAGGATTCACTGAACTGGTGTGCAAAGGAATCAGAGGAATCCACTTCGAAGGTTTCCAATGCCATCGATTCGCTACTAAAAGATACGGCAAGGGTCTCGGAGCTGTCTACGGAGAGTCTCACGGCCATTGAAGGTCTTCATGCAAAATTAAAGGTTCACTTCGAGTCGGGCGCTTCTGTAGAAGACTTGATCAAAACATTGCAAGAGCTGGCTAATGATCATGACGAGATTAAAAATGTGATCCACCCGATTATCGAATCCCTTCAGTTCCAAGATCGCCTGCGACAAAACCTAGAAAATATCGAAAAAATGATCCCTTGCTGGCTCAAGCATCGGCAGGCGGTCCCGGAAGGTGCTAGTGCTGAGCAGTTGCGCGCCTTCGGTGAAAATTTGCTAAACTGCACCACCATGAAGGAAGAGCGAGACTATGTTCGAGGCCATATTGATGGGCTGAAAGAAGAGGAAGAGAAAGAATCGGTCATGCTTTTCTAGTTCTATAAGGTCAGAGCTGCTGCACCATTTTATGAACCGCTCCGTAGCTAATGCCCAAGTCCTTAGCGATCGCTCTGAGGCTTAAGCCTTGGGCTCTCAAAGAGCGAACTTGCTCTTTGTGCTCCTCGGTGAGTTTACTCGGGGGCCCTAGCTTGACGCCCCGCTTCTTCGCTGCCTCAAGGCCCGCTTTGACCCTTGTCACAATTGTTTGGCGTTCGATTTCTGCAATTTCAGCAAATGCTGCGAGCATGGTTCGTCTGAAAGGGTTTTCGTGTCCGAGGTTCAAGACAGGCTGGGTCACAGAAATAAATCCTACCCCGAGTTCGTCGAGAGATAGTAGAGTTTTGATAGCGTCAGAAGCATTTCTGCTAAAGCGATCGAGACGATATACGACGATCGTATCGATTTTTCCGCTCTGCGCGAATTTTAAGAGATCTTGGTAGCCTGGCCTTTTATCTGTGCTACCGCTGATGCCTTCATCCTGAAATACAGATATTTTTCGTGGTTTCTTACTGTCTTCCAGAAGGTTGAGCCAAGTTTCTACAGCCTGCTTTTGGCTTTGCAAGTCTTGCCGTTCTGTTGACACCCTATAATAGATAGCAATGTGTTTCATTTGCCTCCTTTTCGCATACTGTTCTTTAGATCAAAGAACTCTTTCGCAAGCTTATTATAGCAGTCTTACTTTGTCGAATAGGTTTTTGCCTAGGCACATAGGATCTTCGGACTTATATTCAGCGACTAAGACTTTTGTTTAAGAATAATCACAGGATGCCGATGCTATGGAGGCTTCGTAGAGAAGGTTGTATGAAGACTTCGAACTGGTTAAATTCAACAAAAGAATTCCTCCAACCTTCAGTTGCTAACCAACTGATGCTATGGATCATAGTGTCCTCTTTTGTTGTCACACTAGGGGTGTCCACCGTTCAACTCTACTTTGATTTTAGGGCTAGTATTGAATCTCTTGAAGAGGATTTGCAAGAGATTCAAAGGACCATGGTGCCGAGTCTCACTCGCAGTGTTTGGCTGATGGATCGCGAGCAAATTCATGTGGGAATGAAAGGCCTACTGCTTTACGACAAAATTGTGACGGTTAAGATAGAGGCCGAAGATGGTAGTGTGTTCGAGTTAGGCGAGACTGACTCTGAAGAGATTAAGGAAAAGACCTTTGCCATGGAGTTCAAAAATCAGGAGCAGGCTTGGAAGTTAGGAACCATTGTGCTGCAGGTGGATATGGCGCCAATCTACCGAAACCTGTGGCGCGAAGGTGGAGACATCCTTTTCAACAACCTCATTCTAGTCGCTACGATCGTATTCATCGTTATTTGGTTTACTCGATTTTTAATTGCTCAGCCTTTATCGATTCTAGCCAATCATGCCCGAGGCATCCGATTTCGAGATAAGCAAGAGAACATGGATCACAAGTACATGAGTTACAAGCATGAGATTGGTCAAGTCTTCCGAGCAGTCGCTCAGCTAGAAGAAAACCTCACGGAAGATTATCGCATTCGGCTGAGAGCTGAAGATGCCTTAAAGAAATCCCAGGAAAAGCTCAAGGAATTGATAAAGTCGCGAACCAAGCAATTGGACGAAGCAACCAATGATTTGGTAGAGTCATCCCGTAAAGCAGGGATGGCTGAAGTTGCCACTGGGGTGCTTCATAATATTGGGAATGTGATCACCGGTGTCAATGTCAATGTCCAAAGTCTAGAACAGTACTATCGTAAGTCAGCGTCCCATCGCTTGCCTGATTTGGTTAAACTGTTCGAATCCCAAGGGGATCAGCTGCCCGAATACCTCTCTGATAGTAAACGGCGAGAGTCTGTGGTAGGTTACATGAATGCAATCGTTTCTGATTTAGAAAAGAATCGTGAGGCGCACTTACAAACGGTTCAAAGCCTCAGCCAAAACATCAAACATGTCATGCAGCTAGTATCACAGCAGCAGGCCAATGCCAAGCACTCAGGTATTATCATCAACTTTTCCATCACTGATGCTATTCAAGACGTTCTGGATTTGAAGGCTCATGATATCAACTCAAACCAGATTGAAGTCACTTTCAATGACGAAACCCAACTATCCATATCGAGCGATCGTCACAAGGTTCTTCAGATTTTGACCAACCTTATATCAAATGCCATACAAGCCACGGAGCGCTTGGATCGCCCTCGCAGTATCAACATTCATCAGAAAAAAATGGGAGCCTTTGTTCATATTGACATTAGGGATAATGGCATTGGCATTCCGGCTGAGAATATCGATAAGCTGTTCCGCTTTGGCTTCACAACTAAGCCAACGGGCAACGGCTTTGGGCTGCATAGTAGTGCCATTGATGCGACCGAACTTGGTGGCAAGCTCAGCGTCTTTTCAGAAGGGCCGAATAAAGGTGCGACGTTCAAATTAAAGATCCCGTTGGAGTCTAAGAAAGCCACCACGGTGGAGCAGGCCGGCTAAAGCTATATAGCGGTGTTCGCCGATCGACTAGTCGTTGCAGCTCCTAGCCTATTGCCCTAGAGTGTGGCTTGATCGTATTTTTTGGAGGACTACCGTATGGACACAATTGAACCGAAACAACTATTCCAAAAGCTAGAGCAAGGGGATGCAAAACATCTTTTAGATGTCCGATCTCCTGAAGAGTTTGCGGAAGTTCATGCCAAAGACGCCATCAATTTGCCCCTGGACCAGGTGAATATCGATAGCCTTCGGGATGCTCTACCTCAATTGGGTGATGAAGATAGAATTTATGTGATCTGTCGTTCAGGGCAAAGATCGATGATGGCTTGTCAGATGCTTGAAAATGCTGGTCTTACCAACACTTTGGTGAATGTTGAAGGTGGCACTATGAAGTGGGTTGCAGACGACCTGCCTCAAGGCAACTAACCATAACCATGACATACTGCATTTGAAACAAAGAATAGACAAAAAACAAGCGACCCAACTCTTGGGTCGCTTGTTTTTTGTGGCTGATCACCATCAAATCTTGGCGAGATCATTCTTTCTTAAGGGTAAAGATAGAAGCTTTCTTCGGGCAGCCGTAAGAAAGTGATCGAGGCTTTCATATTTTCTAGCCTAACAATGGGATCTAGCATGGGTTTTATAGCCGATTCAGACCGACAATTCTTACCTAATTTTTTTCTTGGGAAGTCTTAAATTGCAAAAAGTGTCACCGATGGTGCTTCATATAAGGCAACAGTCATCGAGTTAATGTCTCTGAACCTTAAAGATGATGCCGTACTTTTAGTGCTAACCAGCATAATCCCTTGGTAAAAACAAGATTGAACCGTAGAGAGGTTTTCATGAGTAAAAGTAAGCTTCGAGTCTTATATGTCGATGACGATCCATGCCAACTAGAAGTTGCGAAGGAGTTACTAACTCTTCACTTTGATGTGGAAGTTGCTTTTTGCACTCGGAAAGCCATGGAAATCTTGGACGACGATCACTTCGATTTACTGATTACAGATATTGAAATGCCGCAGGAATCTGGCTTCACATTTGCCAAAAAAGTTAGGGGCAGGCACCCAGAGTTAGGGATGATCGCCGTTTCTGGGGGGGATCAGGACTCCGTGGAGCAATTTCGTCAGGAGTCCATTTCATTGTTTTTTGATTATATCCAAAAACCTGTGCAATGGGACGATCTAATAACCCGGTATTCAAATGACTCTGCCAACTCCTGAGCGTTACGAAAGTTGATTCGGGTTGGCCTCTGCTGTTTTTAGATAGCTCTCGAATGGCCCCTCAATGGCAACCGTCAGCCCTTGAACTTGTAAGTTGGCAAATAATGTCTTGCCATCCGGTGAAAAGCAGACTCCTGTAAACTCACCATAGCCAGCAGCATTCTTTGCCAAATCATATATCTGGCCTTCTTTACCTATGATTCTAAGATGGGGTGTGCGGCCACCATCTTCTGCTACTACTACCAGTCCTGAAGGGCTGACTGTAATATTATCTGGGGAGTCTAGAGCAGCTGGATTTTCTGATTGAGCGATCAAGGTTAAGGTTTGCTTGGCGATGTTGTAGCGGAAAATCTGCCCCGTTTTCGTGGGGCCGCCATCAGTAGAGACTAGATAAACCTCTCCATCTGCATACCATAAGCCTTCACCACGACTCACCACGGCTGCGCCTTGGGCTTGCGACCGATGACGAAGGTCATCGTGCGGACTGTCTTGATTGGGAATATCGATCCAAGTCACAGACCAAGTTTTGCCAACTTTAGCTTTGCTAGAGCTGAGGTGCTTTTTGGGTTCTCCTTGAACCATCATTGCTTGGAAACGGCCATCACCAAATGGTTTTGCCTTGTCCTTAGGCACGAAGCGGTAGAAACAGCTATCACCACGGTCTTCGGACAGATAAGCTGTGTGATCAGCAGGGTCGATACAGACGGCTTCGTGGTTCATGCGGCCATAATTTTTAATGGCTTGAGCTTTTTGGACCTTGTTTGCTTTAGGATCGCATAAGAAGACATAGCCATGATTTTCGGCGACAGTTTCCTCGCAACTTAACCAGCCCCAAGGACTCACACCGCCAGCACAGTTGATATGGGTTCCCGTGAGAACAAGGTTCCGGCTTTTGGTGGTCTTAGCCTTAGCGTCAAGGACAAGTCTGGTGACGCCGCCGAAACCGTTGGCATCGTAGGCTTCTTTAGGAGCGTCTTTACTTGTAGGATAGGGTCTTGGGTCGCGGTGGGATGGACTCATCTCATGATTGCGGAGCAAAACGAGATCGTCCCCAAGCTGAAAGCATCCCATACCATCAGGGCGCCCTGGTGACACGTAGCCATCGTCCATTTTTTGCCCGCTTTTGTCTAAAACCTTATAGCTGAAGCCTTTGGGCAGATCTAGAATCTTATCTTTGTCTTTCAGGAGCTGACCCTGTGGCTTAGTTTTAGCCCAAACTGTGATCGATTGAAAACAGGATGCGGTTGCCACACCAAAGCTGCCAGCAAGCATCCGGCGGCGGTCGAATTGTGTCATGATAGTCTTCTTTCTTTTTTCTACGCTTGTTTCCAGAACCTTGGCGAGAATATAACCAGTACCGTGAAAACCTCAAGACGGCCAATCAACATCCAAAGAGTCAAAATGACTTTAGACATATCTGACAGCCAGGAGTAGTTCTGAGTTGCTCCCACCATTGAGAAACCTGGCCCGATATTATTCAAGGTGGCAATAGATGCCGTAAAGGCTGAGACTCCATCAATCTCGGGCTCGATAATGATTAGCATAACTGCGCCTAGAAAGGCTAGTAAGATTACCGCTAAAATATGAAGGAGGATGGCGATTTTCATATGGTCTTGAATGATGTGGCGACCGAGCTTGATCGGGCGAACGACGTTGGGGCGATAGACTTTTTCCAGTTGGGCAAAGAATAGCTTAAAGGATGATACGATTCGAATCACCTTGATACCACCGCCGGTAGACCCTCCACAGCCACCGATAAACATCAAGCTCACAAGCACCAGCTGGCAAAGCTGTGGCCACATGTCAGAATCAGCATTGGAAAAGCCTGTGGTTGTTAGGATCGATACCACTTGGAATGCCGCATCACGAAGAGTTTGTTCGATGGAGCCACCAGGTTCTTGACCATTCATATCCACATAGTTATGACCGTGGATTGTCAGAGCAATGATTGCAGTGGCTGTGAGAATGATCGCGACATAGGCCCGAAACTCGATATCATTGAATAGATCGCGCCACTTTCCCTGAAAGAATTGGTAGTAAAGTCCGTAGTTGACCCCGGCGATCATCATGAAGAGAATCATCACCCATTGCACCGAAGGAAGCATGGTTCCTGCGCTTTCATTGAGCACGCTAAAGCCTGCTGTTGCTGCGGTTGAAAAAGCAAATGTAATCGCCGAGAACACCGAAAGCTCGGGATCTAACATCAGCATCAAGATCACTTGAAAGGCTGTGAATCCGCAGTATATAAGCCATAAAGAACGGGCAGTTTCTTGAATTTTTGGGGTACTGCCATCTTTCGTGATACCAGTGGCTTCGGCGCTAAAAAGCTTTTTATTTCCTCCAGCTATCATCGGCAAAATAGCAACGAAGAGAACGACGATTCCAAGACCTCCATACCATTGCAATAAGGCTCGCCAGAATAGAAGCGAATCGGGAATGCTGGGAATGTCGGTTAAGATACTCGCCCCAGTGGTTGTCAGACCACTCACGGTTTCAAACACACAGTTGATTAGGTTTCTAAAAGGGCTGTCGAGACCTGTGACTTCATATGCAAACCGAGCCCAGAAAAAGAAAGGAAATGCGGCAATCACGGAACCCAAAGACCAACTTAGGAATACGAGGAGAATCGCCTCTGACTTGCCAACATTGGTATCTGCTTGGCGGTTGAGAAATAAAAGTGCCATGCTGATAAGGAGCCCCATTGAGATGCCTGTAAGAATCCCTAGGAGGGGCAGGGTCGCAAGTTTAGTGGCTGCCGGGTCATGGGCTTGTTGGACAAAATCATAGGAAGCAATTCCCAGGGGAATCACCATACCCGCTGTGAGTAGCAGGAGGAGGAGGCCTAGGATTTTACCGACTGCCGAAAAATTCATAATTTATCCGTAGAGATCCATGAGAGTAGGTTCGATGCCTTCAGGGCCAATCACGATCAGAATATCCTCTTCAAATACACAGTCAGTCGCTTTAGGAGTGAAAACCATATTGCTTCGTTGGATCGCCGCGACAAAGGCATGCTGAGGAAAGGACACCTCTTCAAGTTTGAAGCCAACCGCAGAACCTTTCTTAGCTGTCATTTCATAAACGTGGAAACTACCGTCGCCTAGGGTGGTGACTGTTTTAATAGGGGAATCGTCCATCAGGCGAAGCAATTCCTTTGCTGCTTCCATTCTTGGACTGTAGCAAAAATCGATGCCCACCTCTTCCAAGGCGCTCAGATAGGTGGAATTATGGATGACTGCAAAGGTTGATTCTACGCCAAGCTTTTTTGATTGCAGTGCAACAAGGATATTTCTCTCCTGGTTGTCGCTTAGAGACAGTAGGGCGGCACATCGTTCCAGGTGTTCACTCTCGAAGGTATGAATATCTAGAGTGTCCGCAGCAAGGACTGTAACTTTTGGGTAGTTGGCAGCCAATTCGTTAGCCCGCTCAAGGTTCTGCTCAAAGAGGCGGATGGAAATATCTTGATTTTTTAAATGGGCGATCACCCATTCAGCGGTAGAACTGCCTCCGGCAATGGCGATCTCTTTACTTTTTCTTTTTTCCTTAGAAAAAATGCCCTTGATCTGTGTGTAGCGATCCCTAGGACCAATCATGGTCACAATATCATTGTGCAGCAGCTCAGTATTAGCGTTCGGAATGACTAGTTCCCCATCCCGGCGGAGTTTGATAATTCTCAGCCCCTCTGGAAGTTTGATGTGACGTAGGGGTAGATTGGCCACCTTGCTATTGTGATCGATCCGATACTGGTGAAGTTCGATCTGGTCTCTGGCGAAGCTTTGAATGGCCATGACTCCAGGGTCGTTGATGTGGGAACAGATCGAGCGGGCAGTTAATTCCTCTGGATAGATCAGGTGATCGATCCCAA
Proteins encoded:
- a CDS encoding vWA domain-containing protein, which gives rise to MTFAYPYLLLFLVPIAIWFVWSWRRTTVKPLKYPSLRGFEVRSMTWTRYLHRLPLMLRVLAIILVLLAAARPQEVEHEVRKSGEGLDILLTIDTSGSMKQSISYQGQWVSRLAAAKAVVGNFIEKRIDDRMGLVVFGENAFTQAPLTLDHDVLKSFVDNIYLRMAGDGTAIGSAIITSVKRMKDLESKSKIVILLTDGQDTVGKVGPQAAASAARDLGVKIYTVGIGDRRSRDLDEPTLKMIAQTTGGQYFRAANVENLIEVYETINQLEKSRVEVKDFSRYHEKHESFLIPGLLLLALELLFQLSRWRVVA
- a CDS encoding vWA domain-containing protein encodes the protein MTWGDAEYLWLLTLTPLVSILIILSNMFRKKRLARFLGQRYKDLSQSLERRRQVLYRCLALSLAFACICIALARPRWGYEWRTLERKGADIMVVVDVSKSMNAEDIKPNRLQRARREIIDLLSMLQGDRIGLLQFAGVGFVQCPLTLDYMAMELFLDSLGESMIPVPGSAIGNAIRLAHKSLMESATEGSVGKSIILITDGEDHESGPIQAAQDAASDGVRIYPIGIGSEGGAPIPDGDGGYVKDQSGRMVLSRLDEGTLEEIARITEGRYVRSTTGDLDLDIIYSQHIRKDLKPGNIGETREKVWHESFWIFAVAAMFILIFDFHIQGRRLSTEK
- a CDS encoding tetratricopeptide repeat protein, whose translation is MKSSTSAASDFFLAFVLFVIMALTGYIVLSMGLERTGAIHSSGKGKPIENQVPQESHQGKPSDSPPPGQNDSQAEAAASTPNEGLSKQDSAGKTSDNKDVTHSIQDIVSTVDQGQWQVAEAMLLEYLKLHPNDEQALVEMAMIQLIDKRDSLAAKPYLEKVALGNPNNESVINELLTIYEETNTYQEGLAFLKSIPNEKRNSGIVDYGIGSALVGHGDSEGAVEYLYRALDQGGVERATVQETLADAFLDAGRVDEAIQGYIELLDQGGSTERQRALNVKVVTAYLDRGDQDLAVETVREWLREHPQDEFMNDLFKDISSLE
- a CDS encoding recombinase family protein; the protein is MKHIAIYYRVSTERQDLQSQKQAVETWLNLLEDSKKPRKISVFQDEGISGSTDKRPGYQDLLKFAQSGKIDTIVVYRLDRFSRNASDAIKTLLSLDELGVGFISVTQPVLNLGHENPFRRTMLAAFAEIAEIERQTIVTRVKAGLEAAKKRGVKLGPPSKLTEEHKEQVRSLRAQGLSLRAIAKDLGISYGAVHKMVQQL
- a CDS encoding ATP-binding protein; translated protein: MKTSNWLNSTKEFLQPSVANQLMLWIIVSSFVVTLGVSTVQLYFDFRASIESLEEDLQEIQRTMVPSLTRSVWLMDREQIHVGMKGLLLYDKIVTVKIEAEDGSVFELGETDSEEIKEKTFAMEFKNQEQAWKLGTIVLQVDMAPIYRNLWREGGDILFNNLILVATIVFIVIWFTRFLIAQPLSILANHARGIRFRDKQENMDHKYMSYKHEIGQVFRAVAQLEENLTEDYRIRLRAEDALKKSQEKLKELIKSRTKQLDEATNDLVESSRKAGMAEVATGVLHNIGNVITGVNVNVQSLEQYYRKSASHRLPDLVKLFESQGDQLPEYLSDSKRRESVVGYMNAIVSDLEKNREAHLQTVQSLSQNIKHVMQLVSQQQANAKHSGIIINFSITDAIQDVLDLKAHDINSNQIEVTFNDETQLSISSDRHKVLQILTNLISNAIQATERLDRPRSINIHQKKMGAFVHIDIRDNGIGIPAENIDKLFRFGFTTKPTGNGFGLHSSAIDATELGGKLSVFSEGPNKGATFKLKIPLESKKATTVEQAG
- a CDS encoding rhodanese-like domain-containing protein, whose translation is MDTIEPKQLFQKLEQGDAKHLLDVRSPEEFAEVHAKDAINLPLDQVNIDSLRDALPQLGDEDRIYVICRSGQRSMMACQMLENAGLTNTLVNVEGGTMKWVADDLPQGN
- a CDS encoding response regulator is translated as MSKSKLRVLYVDDDPCQLEVAKELLTLHFDVEVAFCTRKAMEILDDDHFDLLITDIEMPQESGFTFAKKVRGRHPELGMIAVSGGDQDSVEQFRQESISLFFDYIQKPVQWDDLITRYSNDSANS
- a CDS encoding alkaline phosphatase PhoX, translated to MTQFDRRRMLAGSFGVATASCFQSITVWAKTKPQGQLLKDKDKILDLPKGFSYKVLDKSGQKMDDGYVSPGRPDGMGCFQLGDDLVLLRNHEMSPSHRDPRPYPTSKDAPKEAYDANGFGGVTRLVLDAKAKTTKSRNLVLTGTHINCAGGVSPWGWLSCEETVAENHGYVFLCDPKANKVQKAQAIKNYGRMNHEAVCIDPADHTAYLSEDRGDSCFYRFVPKDKAKPFGDGRFQAMMVQGEPKKHLSSSKAKVGKTWSVTWIDIPNQDSPHDDLRHRSQAQGAAVVSRGEGLWYADGEVYLVSTDGGPTKTGQIFRYNIAKQTLTLIAQSENPAALDSPDNITVSPSGLVVVAEDGGRTPHLRIIGKEGQIYDLAKNAAGYGEFTGVCFSPDGKTLFANLQVQGLTVAIEGPFESYLKTAEANPNQLS
- a CDS encoding TrkH family potassium uptake protein; this encodes MNFSAVGKILGLLLLLLTAGMVIPLGIASYDFVQQAHDPAATKLATLPLLGILTGISMGLLISMALLFLNRQADTNVGKSEAILLVFLSWSLGSVIAAFPFFFWARFAYEVTGLDSPFRNLINCVFETVSGLTTTGASILTDIPSIPDSLLFWRALLQWYGGLGIVVLFVAILPMIAGGNKKLFSAEATGITKDGSTPKIQETARSLWLIYCGFTAFQVILMLMLDPELSVFSAITFAFSTAATAGFSVLNESAGTMLPSVQWVMILFMMIAGVNYGLYYQFFQGKWRDLFNDIEFRAYVAIILTATAIIALTIHGHNYVDMNGQEPGGSIEQTLRDAAFQVVSILTTTGFSNADSDMWPQLCQLVLVSLMFIGGCGGSTGGGIKVIRIVSSFKLFFAQLEKVYRPNVVRPIKLGRHIIQDHMKIAILLHILAVILLAFLGAVMLIIIEPEIDGVSAFTASIATLNNIGPGFSMVGATQNYSWLSDMSKVILTLWMLIGRLEVFTVLVIFSPRFWKQA
- the trkA gene encoding Trk system potassium transporter TrkA, with the translated sequence MKQSKEIVISGAGEVGSFAAQLLSENGHSVTVIDENADCLERLSQVVEAKMVLGSSCHAHVLSDAKVHNSDVMIAATSLDEINLLSGALGKQLGARKVISRIHNRNYRTSARFNYAKGLGIDHLIYPEELTARSICSHINDPGVMAIQSFARDQIELHQYRIDHNSKVANLPLRHIKLPEGLRIIKLRRDGELVIPNANTELLHNDIVTMIGPRDRYTQIKGIFSKEKRKSKEIAIAGGSSTAEWVIAHLKNQDISIRLFEQNLERANELAANYPKVTVLAADTLDIHTFESEHLERCAALLSLSDNQERNILVALQSKKLGVESTFAVIHNSTYLSALEEVGIDFCYSPRMEAAKELLRLMDDSPIKTVTTLGDGSFHVYEMTAKKGSAVGFKLEEVSFPQHAFVAAIQRSNMVFTPKATDCVFEEDILIVIGPEGIEPTLMDLYG